The genomic segment tggacccTCTCACTCCTCTTCACGCCATTCCTTCCCCTAACTATTAAGCAAAagattcaaatttcaaaccTAACAATGAATAGAACTCTAAAAACTCTCTCCCGACCACCGGAAAATTTTGCTTGAAAAGAATTAAATAGTTCATTGTGATTTCAACAAATAAACCAACTCATCACAATTGGCTTAGTGCTCGGTATGCATTCTTACCTTATGAGTAATCTTGTGTTAATCTTTACTTTTACtaattaaaaagaataaaaagaaattttgttaCTTTTTTCCATTTGATCCGTAAGATTTGTGTATAAAAAGTTTctcatatattttgaaataattttccatgaaaagaagaaagaattaaTCTACTTGTAAATGctgaaagcaagaaagaaagatatACCCCTTTCATTTCACTTTATTTTTCATGGTCAAATTTGTACACAATATCGTAAAAATGATACTTGATTAGctagaaaataatttttccaTGATTGCCCGTTAAGTTAGTGTTAGCTTCTAGAGTTTTGAAATCTTAAATGCATTATTGGAATATACTATATGATTTTGTAACAGGTTTTTAAATATTCTTTTCTGGAAATGTGATGGTATCGAACGGGAACCAGACAATGGAATGGTACACAATCAAATTAACAAGATAAATTCTCGGAGATTAACAAGTAGTAATAGTAACTGATAAAAATTCAATTTAATGGTATTGTACTGATCAATACAATGAAGATTACAGAAATGGCAGGAAAGAGGAGGAGATGAACAAGAATGAAGGAAGATTAGAAAAGGACAATGCTTAGAGAATGATGACTAACAATTTGTTAACAAAGTTCCCCCTCTTTCATCATTGAACCTGACTATATATAGCTAAACTAATAACTAACTTCCTGAGCTCTACTAATCTAGCTCGGACACGTGGCTTTTGAATACCGGAATTTGTTGCAGGACCACTTGCTCGATGAGCTCATGTTTCTTGAGCAGCTTTCCAATAAAGGTATGATACTGGTTCCATGCCTTCTCTTGCGCCATTCATCATCTTCCATGCCTTCTCTGTCGAGTGCACGCTTTTCATCTTTTATGTCTTTAGTTAAACTTCTGTTTCATGACAATTGGCCCCCTTCAATCAATCTTGTCCTCAAGATTGAAATTCAGCGAACTCCCTCTTGATCTTTTCTGCATCTTCCTATGTAGCTTCGGCTGGTGTGGTTCCCCACCAGTGAATGAGCCATTGTACTGCTGCTACATTCCTCCTCTTGATGATTTTGTGATCCAGAATAGCAGCTGGTTCCACTCTCAAATGGCTTTTCCCGTCCAGGTTTGGTAGTTGGAGCGCGGGAGTTGCATTATTCCCTATCTTTTTCTTCAACAATGACACATGAAACATATGATGAATTTTGGATCCCTCAAGTAGCTTAAGCTTATATGCCACCCTTCCTATCTTCTGAACCACCTGATATGGACCAAAGTACTTAGCTGACAGCTTGGTGTTGCCCCTTAATTCCATAGACATTTGCCTATATGGTTGTAGAGTCAAGTAGACCCAATCTCCGACACTAAATGTCCTCTCGCTCCTGTTCTGATTAGCATATACTTTCATCCTATCCCGAGCCTTCTGCAAGTTCTTCTTCCAACCTCTGCCTATCCATCAAGTGATCTTCTCCTGTTGCCACCCTGGAGTGAGAGTAAGGCCCCAGTGCTAGCTGAGGAGGGGCCATTCCATACAAAGTTTCAAATGGACTCATATGTATAGCTGTGTGATATGTGGTGTTGTACCACCACTCAACAAGGGAGAGCTAGGCATTCCATCTCTTAGGTTCTAAGTGTGTCATGCACCTCAAATACATTTCCAACACTTGGTTTACCCTCTCAAATTGGACGTCTGTCTGGGGGTGATAAGCAGTGCTCAGCTTCAGTTTAGTTCCCAGCAAGGTGAATAGCACAGTCCAGAAATGGCTAGTGAACACCTTGTCCCTGTCAAAAAGCATGCTTAGGAGTACTCCATATAGCTTACAGATCTGATCCAGGAAAATTCTAGCCACTATTGGAGCATCAAAAGGCTGGGAGAGGCTGATAAAATGTGTTGATTTGGTGAATCTATCCACCACTACCATAATAGTGTCCTTTTTCTCAGATACTGGTAGTCCTTCAATGAAGTCCATAGTTACATGACTCCATGAATATTGCAGTAAAGGGAGGGGTTGCAAAAGACCCGGATAAGCAGTGTGTTCATCTTTACACCTTCTACATGTATCACATTGTAGCATAGTATCCTTGATGTCCTTCTGCATTCCTGGCCAATGGAATAGCTGTCTGGCCCTCAGGTAACTTGCTTGCATTCCAGAGTGTCCTCCCAGCTACGAGTCATGTATTGTAGTAATGATTTTCTTTCTTACACCACCCTCTATGCCCATCACTATCTTACCTTTATACCTGAGCACACCATCCTGATAAGTGAAATCTGGTTGGTTGTCAGGGGTAAGCAGCAGTTGCCTGATGAGATCTTGAGCTTTTCCATCCCACTCATAACTTCCAATCACCTCCTTCATCCATTCTGGAATGACACAAACTAATGCAGCACAGTCTCCTTCTTCACTGCTAGCTCTCCTGGATAATGCATCTGCAACCACATTCTCTCTCCCTTTCTTGTACTGGATCTCATAACTCAGTCCCAACAATTTGGTTAGCCATTTTTGTTGAAGTGTAATAGTGACCCTCTGATCTAGTAGGTACTTAAGCTCTGATGATCAATCCTTATTAGGAAGTGATGTCCCTCCAAGTAGTGCCTCCACTTAGTCACTGTCATTACCAGGGCTAGCAGTTCCTTTTCATAGATGGAGAGTCCCAGGTTCCTAGGTCCTAGACTCTAGCTCAGGTATGCCAGGGGTCTCTTGTCTTGCATCAGTACAGCTCCCACACCTCCATAGTAGGCATCAGTCTCAATTATAAACGGTTTAGTAAAATCAGGCAGTGCCAGCATAGAGGTGTTGCACATTGCCAATTTCAGCCTTTGAAATGCCTCATCAGCCTCTGCATTCCAGAGAAAACCATCCTTTTTTAATAGCATGGTGAGAGGTTTTGCTATGGATCCATACCCTTTCACAAACTTCCTATAGTAACCTGTCAGCCCTAGGAATCTCTTTAGTTACTTAACTGTAGCTGGTTTTGGCCAACTCATCATGCCTTCTACCTTCTTAGGGTTGGCCATCACCCCTTGATCAGAGATAATGTGGCCTAGGTACTCCACTTCTGTCTGAGCAAATGAGCATTTGTTTCTTTTAGCATATAGTTGGTGCTCCTTCAAGATGTTTAGAACTGTGGCCACATGTTCCAGGTGACTGTCCCAGGTGGGGCTGTATACTAAGATATCATCAAAGAACACCAAAACATACTTCCTTAGTTGCTCTTTGAAGATATGGTTCATGAGGCTTTGAAAGGTAGCTAGGGAATTGGTCCACCCAAATGGCATGACCTTGAATTCATATAATCCTTGGTGAGTTCTGAATGCTGTTTTGTGCCTGTCTTCCACCTTAACTCTTATATGATGGTAACCAGACCTTAAGTCTATCTTGGTGAAGAACTTAGAGCCTTGCAGCTCATCAATCAACTCATCTATCAGTGGCATTGGGAACTTGTCTTTTATTGTCAGCTCATTGAGCTATCTATAGTCAATACAGAACCTCCAGctcccatccttcttcttgacCAACAATACTAGAGATGCAAAAGAGTTGTTGTTGGGTTGGATGATCTGTATCTGTAGCATTTCCTTGACCAGTTTTTCTATCTTAGTCTTTTGCACATAGGGACACCTATATGGCCTGTTTTGAAATGGGGCTGCTCCTTCTTCTAAGGGAATGGCATGGTCATGACTCCTGACTAGAGGCATACCTTGTGGTTCAGAGAATACCTTCTCAAACAGTCTCAGCAGTTCTTTCATTTCTATTGGCACCTACTCATGGCCCAACCCATTCTGCTCCACCACATAGAGTTGGGCAGTGATTCCATATGCTTGCTTCCTTCTCCATTTAGCTAGTTTACTCCCCTTGAAGGGTTTCAACCTCAGTTTCTCTACTTCTCCTTTCAATACCATTGGCTCGTTCCCCTTCAAGAACTTCATAGTCGGCTGTTTGAAGTTAAACTCAATGGGGCTGTACTTGACTAACCAATCAACCCCAAGCACCACGTCACAGCTGCCCAACCTGAGTAAATTAAATTGGTGATGGAAGACATGCCCTTGCATTTCCCATCCTACCACCTGTTGAAGCTTCCTGGatcccaatttctctccattagCCACATTGATTGTCAAGGGTGCTCCAGTAATCTAGATTCCTAAATCTTCTGCCAGTTTCTCATCCAGGAAACAATGAGTACTACCACTGTCAATAAGGATTAATAGTTCCCTTCCTGCTAGCCTGCCCctcactttgatagtcttgtgcTTATTGCCCCCTGCTAGTGCATGAATGGGGACCTCTATGTTCTCATTGCTCAGCTCTTCTTCAAGACTGTCACTGAATTCTTTACCGTTCAAGTGGAATACCAGACCCAATAGGTTCATCTATCACTATGTAGTGTATATGAGCCTGCTTGCATGTATGCCCAGAGTATAAGGCTCAGCACACTTGAAGCACAAACCCTTCTCTCTCCTGTAGCTGAATTTAGAGAGGCTGATTCCCTTATATTGGTTGACTAATTGGGTCACTTTCTTGGTGTTCTTAGTGGAACTGAGCTCCGGTTTCTGGATATTAGGCCATTTCATCTTATTTTTTGGGGTAGGGGTTTGAAAATGAGGTGTGGTGGGGTATTTCTAGACATTCTTTCCCTGTGCCTTCCTAATGGCTTCCAAATTTTTCTCCTGCAAGTTAGCAGCCTCAATAGCATCTACTAAAGTGAGGGGTTTGGTTTGGTCATTCTAACCATGTTGACAATTTCATCCTTCAAGCTACTAAGAAAACAAGATCTGTAATAAGAATCAGGTTGTCTGAGGGAGGGAGGACATTACTAGGGATTTCAGCATCTCAAATTTCTCCAGGTATTCTGCTACACTGCCAGTCTGTACTAGTTTGTTGAACTCCTTTATGGCCTCCCGTGGATCTCCCTCTCCAAATCTCTCATAAACCGCCATTGCCAACTCATTCCATGGTACTGCCCCTCTTTCATATTACATTCCATGGAACCAGATATCTGCCCTGTCCTTCAGGTAGAGTTGTGCAATATCAGACTTCAATtcttcctctactccatggaTTTGGAAGTGCTTATTAGCTCTCCTAACCCATTCCCTGGGATTTGTTCCATCAAACGAGGGAAAATCCATCCTAGGCAGTTTTGCCCCCCCTCTTCCTTCAACTTTCTCATACTTCCCCTTGACCACCTCCACCATCTGGTCATTTCCAGAGTTGCTGCCCTCTACTTCCTTCgctttatcacttaattttggacaTAATCTGTACCATCATGTTCATCATTCCCTCATATTTTTTATCCAGATTTTTAATGGCCTTCTCAGTGCTCTCCTGCCTATGTTCCATTGCCCTCACAGCTTGTTCTATTCCATCATTTCTATTGGCAAATGTTCTCACTACACTCCCTATCTTGGTTAGATCCTTCCTCAGTGTCTCTCCCTGCATCTTAGTCATCCCTACTGGCTCGTAGTTGCGCTCTAACACCACTGTGATGGTATCGAACAGGAACCAGACAATGGAATCGTACACAATCAAATTAACAAGATAAATTCTCGAAGATTAACAAGTAGTAATAGTAACTAATAAAAATTCAGTTCAATGGTATTGTACTGATCAATACAATGAAGATTACAGAAATGGCGGGAAAGAGGAGGAGATGAACAAGAATGAATGAAGATTAGAAAAGGACAATGCTTAGAGAATGATCCCTAACAATTTGTTACCAAAGTTCCCCCCTCCTTCATCATTGAACCCGACTATATATAGCTAAACTAATAACTAACTTCCTTAGCTCTACCAATCCAGCTGGGACACGTGGCTTTTGCATACCGGAATCTATTGCAGGACCACTTGCTCGATGAGCTCACGTTTCTTGAGCAGCTTTCCAGTAAAGGCGTGATTATGGTTCCACTTCTTCTCTTGCGCCCTTCATCATCTTCCACGCCTTCTCTGTGGAGTGCATGCTTTTCAgcttttatttctttagttAAACTTCTGTTTCATGACAGGAAATTGTATGAAAGCCAAAATAAAATAAGTACGTTAAGCATGACAAGCAATTTGGGATAGACACACGGGCCAATGGTGGATACATTTCTCGTCTTCAAGAATTATACTCCcgtgaaattttcttcttttcatgaGCACCTCTAAATAGTTTTAACTTTATTAGTCTTAACAAATGTCAGGGCAACTAGAACAACTTTGACAAATCACCGAAGGGACTAAATTCAAGCCCTACTACCCTCACGAAAATGGttgtttatcttttttgtttaaAGGAAACCATCAAGGAAGGGTGGTGTTTAGGCATAAATACCGAtctatttattaaaatttttttaaagagtACACGATAGAGAATTTATACCTCTT from the Coffea arabica cultivar ET-39 chromosome 11e, Coffea Arabica ET-39 HiFi, whole genome shotgun sequence genome contains:
- the LOC140021190 gene encoding uncharacterized protein, with the protein product MKVYANQNRSERTFSVGDWVYLTLQPYRQMSMELRGNTKLSAKYFGPYQVVQKIGRVAYKLKLLEGSKIHHMFHVSLLKKKIGNNATPALQLPNLDGKSHLRVEPAAILDHKIIKRRNVAAVQWLIHWWGTTPAEAT